In one window of Aphidius gifuensis isolate YNYX2018 linkage group LG4, ASM1490517v1, whole genome shotgun sequence DNA:
- the LOC122855627 gene encoding uncharacterized protein LOC122855627 has protein sequence MEAVVVDPKWVETFKSISKDEINSPNKVCKHELRARPNISKLYKATNDDEYDLYGISEEDLLKRHNEDNKIISEQREKRMERMRSLFISQPKLETICKDWSNDFVDSGFTTYKFCNFTYQQFDTQLPDDLEYIINLCGYNLTKIYVNGYCPIMPLIKSNCPNLEELLLTFDKMESKDFEDAFSNMPHLKKLMFLLWECKDPILPMTLVKSIEQVRETLTELAFSYCITHKFYPIGLPDSSVEMYFQVYEALMTTVGNMKNLEHLTIRLPYDVTDEFLINLVDNAKKLKYLWISGSRITDKGIIALNKLNQLEFFDLDGVQSRKENKFITDESIKDLFSETITYFNISKCIQVTNSSVIELSKHLPNLKSMNVTNTQVNLEGILEIAKLRKGSDNFLQINTSFKTNDDLDESLFNESKISCLYIPDSDYDSDEN, from the exons ATGGAGGCTGTTGTAGTTGATCCTAAATGGGTTGaaacatttaaatcaatttcgaAAGACGAA aTCAATTCCCCAAACAAAGTATGTAAACATGAACTTAGGGCACGTCCaaacatttcaaaattatataaagctaccaatgatgatgaatatgaTCTTTACGGTATTAGCGAGGAAGATCTGTTGAAACGACAtaatgaagataataaaataatttcagaaCAGCGTGAAAAACGCATGGAGCGCATGCGTTCACTTTTCATTAGTCAGCCAAAACTTGAAACAa tttgTAAAGATTGGAGCAATGATTTCGTTGATTCAGGGTTTACAACATATAAGTTTTGTAATTTCACCTATCAACAGTTTGATACTCAGCTTCCAGATGATTtagaatatataattaatcttTGTGGATATAATTTGACAAAGATATATGTAAATGGATATTGTCCAATAATGCCATTGATTAAGTCTAATTGTCCAAATCTCGAGGAACTTTTGTTGACATTTGACAAAATGGAAAGTAAAGATTTTGAAGATGCTTTTTCTAACATGCCtcatcttaaaaaattaatgtttctTCTTTGGGAATGTAAAGATCCAATTTTACCAATGACTTTGGttaaatcaattgaacaaGTTCGTGAAACTTTAACAGAATTAGCATTTTCATATTGTATAACTCACAAATTTTATCCTATTGGCTTACCAGATTCATCTGTTgag ATGTATTTTCAAGTTTACGAAGCTTTAATGACTACAGTTGGGAATATGAAAAATCTCGAGCACTTAACAATTCGTTTGCCTTATGATGTTACAGATGAATTCTTGATAAATCTCGTCgataatgctaaaaaattgaaatatttatggaTAAGTGGTTCACGTATAACAGATAAGGGTATAATTgcacttaataaattaaatcaattagaattttttgatCTTGACGGAGTGCAATCAAGAAAAGAGAATAAGTTCATCACTGATGAGTCaattaaagatttatttaGCGAAACAATAACATACTTTAACATATCAAAATGCATTCAAGTCACTAATAGCTCAGTGATTGAACTTTCCAAACATTTACCAAATCTTAAATCTATGAATGTTACAAATACACAAGTAAACTTGGAAGGTATTTTAGAAATAGCTAAATTAAGAAAAGgttctgataattttttacagattAATACTTCTTTTAAAACTAATGATGATcttgatgaatcattatttaatgaatcaaaaatttcatgtCTCTATATACCAGATTCTGATTATGACTCAGATGAAAATTAA
- the LOC122855626 gene encoding vacuolar protein sorting-associated protein 37B, translated as MANLESSVLMGALEEASQKMNRLTTEELKDVLNDDEKIETIIADMKFSNFKHLDNEKEKLMASNRSLAEVNLAKQPQLEEGKRSISELIEKGIELGENTRQKRELLKEKSGSMSVESALELLQSAAAELEEETEKLAETFLSGEYAVDEFLEKFLIRKKLVHLRKVKIDKMRELMRKSTMKTTTTPGYPTSNYPGMAPGAVPYPLGDIGMPMPIPPSYRPF; from the exons ATGGCAAATTTAGAATCATCTGTTTTAATGGGAGCTCTTGAAgaag caTCACAAAAAATGAACAGATTGACAACTGAAGAATTAAAAGATGTTCTAAATgacgatgaaaaaattgaaacaatcaTTGCTGAcatgaaattttcaaat TTTAAACACTTggataatgaaaaagaaaaattaatggcaAGCAATAGATCACTTGCTGAGGTAAATTTAGCAAAACAGCCACAGTTGGAAGAAGGAAAAAGATCAATAAGTGAACTGATTGAAAAAGGCATTGAATTAGGTGAAAATACTCGTCAAAAACGTGAATTATTAa agGAAAAATCTGGATCTATGTCTGTTGAGTCAGCACTTGAACTTTTACAATCAGCTGCTGCTGAACTTGAAGAAGAAACAGAG aaattaGCTGAAACATTTCTTTCTGGTGAATATGCTGTTGATGAATTTCttgagaaatttttaattagaaaaaaattagtccATTTgagaaaagtaaaaattgataaaatgcgtgaattaatgagaaaatcaacaatgaaaacaacaacaacacctgGTTATCCAACAAGTAATTATCCTGGCATGGCACCTGGTGCTGTTCCATATCCACTTGGTGACATTGGTATGCCAATGCCAATTCCTCCATCATACAGACCattttaa
- the LOC122855629 gene encoding cytoplasmic tRNA 2-thiolation protein 2 produces MCSLNGGDLLLIKNDDTIKLDDCFCLKCKTEKASVKLRGSDVYCNSCFLTSVTHKFRATLGKSKIVRRSDKVLVAYSGESGSVALLNLIRAGMHESVHKRLVFETHVVHIDDGCLLNKTIEQRQARINEIITQTNSLDFKLFVTSIGEIFNEKNPDLREINNYTCSINDNDEKLLNIYNNLTDETSKKDFLHKIREKLIVTVAKCFDCCKIFFDEDSTSLAVTILSNVSLGRGAQLSSDVGFIDDRHTGVMILRPMRDFTRQELNYYMDIHKLNSFTMKKSSNNSYSSIQGVTESFVIDLDEQFGGTVAAIFRTGEKLSSKSKNNDDVAIDKCVMCEGYIDTAHFDKTTSAIEATNFSKIVSLKGSLAEHDLAMIDGNLNDDKTIIENGNKKCGDCSGSCGDKNNSDNDLSVDEINKHLCYACRRIFSDKKIINNYLTSIVNAIREKKAFENMRNEISDFLL; encoded by the exons atgtgtagTTTAAATGGTGGTGATTTGTTGCTGATAAAAAATGacgatacaataaaatt agacgattgtttttgtttaaaatgtaaaacagAAAAAGCATCAGTTAAATTACGTGGTTCAGATGTTTATTGTAATTCCTGTTTTCTAACAAGTGTAACACATAAATTTCGTGCAACACTTGGTAAATCAAAAATAGTCAGAAGATCTGATAAAGTGCTTGTTGCATACTCTGGTGAATCTGGCTCAGTtgcattattgaatttaattcgaGCTGGAATGCATGAATCTGTTCATAAACGTCTTGTATTTGAAACTCATGTTGTTCATATTGATGACGGttgtttattaaacaaaacaatTGAACAAAGACAAGCTAgaatcaatgaaataataacacaaacaaattcacttgattttaaattatttgtcacgTCAATTGGTGagatatttaatgaaaaaaatccagATCTAcgtgaaattaataattacacttGTTCAATCAATgacaatgatgaaaaattattaaatatttataataatctaacagatgaaacatcaaaaaaagatTTTCTCCATAAAATTAGAGAAAAGCTAATAGTAACAGTTGCTAAATGTTTTGATTGTTGTAAAATATTCTTTGATGAAGACTCAACATCACTTGCTGTGACAATATTGAGTAATGTTTCATTGGGAAGAGGTGCACAATTATCATCAGATGTTGGTTTTATTGATGATCGTCATACTGGAGTTATGATACTTCGACCAATGCGTGATTTTACACGtcaagaattaaattattacatggatattcataaattaaatagttttacaatgaaaaaatcatcaaacaaTTCATACTCATCAATTCAAGGAGTAACTGAAAGTTTTGTTATTGATCTTGATGAACAATTTGGTGGTACTGTTGCTGCAATATTTCGTACTggtgaaaaattatcatcaaaatctaaaaataatgatgatgttgctATTGATAAATGTGTCATGTGTGAGGGTTACATTGATACAGCacattttgataaaacaacATCAGCAATTGAAGCAacaaatttttcgaaaattgtGTCATTAAAAGGTTCCTTGGCTGAGCATGATCTAGCCATGATTGATGgcaatttaaatgatgataaaacaattattgaaaatggaaataaaaaatgtggtGATTGTTCTGGTAGTTgtggtgataaaaataatagtgacaatgatttatcagttgatgaaattaataaacatctTTGTTATGCTTGTCGGAGAATAtttagtgataaaaaaattataaataattatttaacaagtatTGTTAATGCAATACgtgaaaaaaaagcatttgaaAATATGAGAAATGAaatttctgattttttattgtaa
- the LOC122855622 gene encoding homeobox protein 13-like, protein MEIAYAPLPKLVPIGSPRVIATQEFLSDKTSFAEVLQSDPVKRLLKKPNILLRAICKTPAETVNNNNNNNSNNYINNDSSCTSVTSNVTSASKSIQKTNDLSIPTKGEYLLPSKNNGKSEIILERVDNSKKNCGHIENCEYIMCDVNVEQYVDENEVSPIVAINIDETEINAPVSKHCENNNCDALNIDHNLCRRIIIPLYPCDKINKCDICDVLFKTRKSRLIHKNCIKKNIYQHNKVDVDKLLRQRMRERELQINELLKIKRSENIHDRYTEENIIQRLKKNRELDVIPKHKIPPEPIITITPLSKLVKKLQQEQKQEQQQQQQPIFDLGRISSIQTSSNLPSTVTNNSHNNNSNYNNNNNSIDSNKIELKLSKNSSLILPKSAATQFLNNSDNLSLLSQKQNNINLCMNNGSINQHDKHHEYTNKNTIPQATVYPISIADWVKAQQEQHEQQQLQEQLQQQQQQHLQQLQKQLHLQQQQQQQQKQLHLQQQQQQQQQQNNINNISNNNNNNVDTLRLQNNSVFMPVRIVPIANLKSEPSLLHHQLGIPKYCLVADTVLPTDIKGQLKQILPAPTIKIAPKPKPTTSFIQLQPIQSIQPVQPIQPIQPVLPNSMPINTAINELLKINNNNEQQDNNNIKIDKVTSFNLRRTRRNRNRAIRRRKAAAEKAEQARLNKINNGDNNNINNGDNNINKTNIPLKLTPKVLRGPRGTYTKRQKGETKNFQCEFCHKRFYTDWYFKTHLARHTGELSEKCNYCDSGFTNTYDLRRHMSIDHKEHVEATSIGGSVDIMEDDKMNFTIENDIDDGAFDQDINNHHDNTNEHSKTVPKFKIINVNGVRSTNMRHSNGDGGDDEDDDEEDRLVIAEEDDYSENEIDEPIDSDENSDIEMVIDESQSGY, encoded by the exons atggaAATAGCGTATGCTCCATTACCAAAATTGGTGCCAATTGGTAGTCCAAGAGTTATAGCAACCCAAGAATTTTTATCTGATAAAACATCATTTGCTGAg GTATTACAATCAGATCCAGTAAAACGTTTACTAAAAAAGCCAAATATACTTTTAAGAGCTATATGTAAAACACCAGCTGAAACagtcaacaacaacaacaacaacaacagcaacaattaCATCAACAATGACAGTAGTTGTACATCTGTTACATCAAATGTTACATCAGCATCAAAGtcaatacaaaaaacaaatgatttatcaataccCACAAAAGGTGAATATTTATTgccatcaaaaaataatggtaaatcagaaataatacttgaacgagttgataatagtaaaaaaaattgtggacATATTGAAAATTGTGAATACATAATGTGTGATGTTAATGTTGAACAGTatgttgatgaaaatgaagTATCACCAATTGTTGCTATAAACATTGATGAAACAGAAATAAATGCACCAGTTTCAAAAcattgtgaaaataataattgtgatgcATTAAATATTGATCATAATTTATGTAGACGTATTATAATACCATTATATCCTtgcgataaaataaataaatgtgatatttgtgatgtattatttaaaacacgtAAATCACgtttaatacataaaaattgtattaaaaaaaatatatatcaacataataaagttgatgttgataaattattacgtCAAAGAATGCGTGAAAGAgaattacaaattaatgaattattaaaaattaaaagatcaGAAAATATTCATGATAGATATAcagaagaaaatattattcaaagacttaaaaaaaatagagaactAGATGTTATACCAAAACATAAAATACCACCAGAAccaattataacaataacacCACTATcaaaattagttaaaaaattacaacaagaacaaaaacaagaacaacaacaacaacaacagccaaTTTTTGATTTAGGTCGAATATCATCAATTCAAACGTCTAGTAATTTACCTTCAACTGTTACTAACAATAGTCAtaacaataatagtaattacaacaataataataatagtattgattcaaataaaattgaattaaaattatcaaaaaattcatcgTTAATATTACCAAAATCAGCAGcaacacaatttttaaataacagtgataatttatcattattatcacaaaaacaaaataatattaatttatgtatgaATAATGGTAGTATTAATCAGCATGATAAGCATCATGagtatacaaataaaaatacaatacctCAAGCAACAGTTTATCCAATAAGTATTGCTGATTGGGTTAAAGCACAACAAGAACAACatgaacaacaacaattacaagaacaattacaacaacagcaacaacaacatctaCAGCAGctacaaaaacaattacatttacaacaacaacagcagcaacaacaaaaacaactacatttacaacaacaacaacagcaacagcaacaacaaaataatataaataatattagtaacaataataataacaatgtagATACTTTACGATTACAAAACAATTCAGTTTTTATGCCAGTTAGAATTGTACCAAtagcaaatttaaaatcagAACCATCATTATTACATCATCAACTAGGTATACCAAAATATTGTCTTGTTGCTGATACAGTATTACCAACAGATATTAAAGgacaattaaaacaaatattaccagcaccaacaattaaaattgcaCCAAAACCAAAACCAACAACATCATTTATACAATTACAACCAATACAATCAATACAACCAGTACAACCAATACAACCAATACAACCAGTACTACCTAATTCAATGCCAATTAATACAGCAATTaatgaacttttaaaaataaataataataatgaacaacaagataataataatattaaaattgataaagttaCTAGTTTTAATCTTCGTAGAACAAGAAGAAATAGAAATAGAGCAATAAGACGTAGAAAAGCAGCTGCTGAAAAAGCTGAACAAGctagattaaataaaataaataatggtgataataataatattaataatggtgataataatattaataaaacaaatattccATTAAAATTAACACCAAAAGTACTACGTGGACCACGTGGTACATATACTAAAAGACAAAAAggtgaaacaaaaaattttcaatgtgaATTTTGTCATAAAAGATTTTATACTGATTGGTATTTTAAAACACATTTGGCACGTCATACTGGTGAATTGAgtgaaaaatgtaattattgtGATTCTGGTTTTACAAATACATATGATTTAAGAAGACATATGTCGATTGATCATAAAGAACATGTTGAAGCAACAAGTATTGGTGGCTCTGTTGATATTATGGAAgatgataaaatgaattttactattgaaaatgatattgatgatggagcttttgatcaagatattaataatcatcatgatAATACAAATGAACATTCAAAAACTGTAccgaaatttaaaataattaatgttaatgGTGTGAGAAGTACAAATATGAGACATTCCaatggtgatggtggtgatgatgaagatgatgatgaagaagatagATTAGTTATTGCTGAAGAAGATGATTATTCTGAAAATGAAATTG atgAACCAATTGACTCTGATGAAAATTCAGATATTGAAATGGTAATTGATGAATCACAATCtggatattaa
- the LOC122855628 gene encoding dnaJ homolog subfamily C member 30, mitochondrial-like, whose translation MKCQIKIPWSSMFTKNMSSSAKTKNYYTNLDLTTNATQEEVKAAYFKLSMQYHPDKNNSDEAKIKFREISDAYEVLGNFNKRKNYDRGINVKTTAYKSHQPGENIKTEDITKEAFRARSEIFRHSSALNNQKIYDFDEWTKAHYGKLFRRSQFEKQELHRMMEINKRFSDSSDSKNEFPAVIFVVVVCFIMVMFGASVDSNFDYPEINEKTKK comes from the coding sequence atgaagtgtcaaataaaaataccatgGAGTTCAATGTTTACAAAAAACATGTCATCAAgtgcaaaaacaaaaaattattatacaaatttagatttaacaacaaatgcCACACAGGAAGAAGTTAAAGCagcatattttaaattatcaatgcaATATCAtccagataaaaataattctgatgaagctaaaattaaatttcgtgAAATATCAGATGCATATGAGGTACttggtaattttaataaacgtaAAAATTATGATCGTGGTATTAATGTTAAAACAACAGCATATAAATCACATCaacctggtgaaaatattaaaactgaaGATATAACTAAAGAAGCATTTCGTGCAAGGTCAGAAATATTTCGTCACAGTAGtgctttaaataatcaaaaaatatatgattttgATGAATGGACAAAAGCACATTATGGAAAACTATTTAGAAGATctcaatttgaaaaacaagAGCTACACAGAATGATGGAAATTAACAAAAGGTTTTCAGATAGTTCTGATTCTAAAAATGAATTTCCAGCtgtaatatttgttgttgttgtttgttttatcATGGTAATGTTTGGTGCATCAGTTGATTCAAATTTTGATTATccagaaataaatgaaaaaacaaaaaaataa
- the LOC122855624 gene encoding small nuclear ribonucleoprotein G: MSKAHPPELKKYMDKKLSLKLNGGRHVIGILRGFDPFMNMVIDESVEESKDGSQNSIGMVVIRGNSVIMLEALDRI; the protein is encoded by the exons atgAGCAAAGCACATCCCCcagaattaaaaaa atatatggataaaaaattatcat tGAAATTGAATGGAGGAAGACACGTTATTGGCATTCTTCGAGGTTTTGATCCATTCATGAACATGGTCATTGATGAAAGTGTTGAAGAGTCCAAAGATGGTTCACAAAATAGCATTGGAATGGTT GTAATTCGAGGTAACAGTGTTATTATGCTGGAGGCACTGGATCgaatatga
- the LOC122855625 gene encoding hrp65 protein-like yields the protein MPRVRRLSRCPDEWDLRRRYPSNTVETKEHNWIRIDNIGKNTNLVDILALFRPIGEISNHYKDIANNCIFLYMENFNKSKELNGTILVDTKIKVTAVPHVTTIKIRNVPQNITDYDLLKSFYQFGHIKKAYVHVDYDGVPKGKGTVVFRDVESVTAAVAACTDNNFFLHESCIVPLTVTPVKKNKTVEQINNINNDFVIDPLFAITDSARDFNGYLFKSIDDVYEKNKEALQQQKKQSQDKIKEEIESCMSLESLKIY from the exons atgccCCGAGTTCGTCGTCTTAGCAG GTGTCCTGATGAGTGGGATCTACGGAGAAGGTATCCTTCTAACACAGTAGAAACAAAAGAGCATAATTGGATCAGAATTGataatattggaaaaaataccaatcttgttgatattttaGCTTTATTCAGACCGATTGGTGAAATTTCTAACCATTACAAGGATATTGCAAATAACTGTATATTTCTCTACATG gaaaattttaataaaagcaAAGAACTCAATGGAACTATACTTGTAGATACCAAAATAAAAGTTACAGCAGTGCCACACGTAACAACTATTAAAATCCGTAATGTGCCACAAAACATCACTGACTATGATTTACTCAaatcattttatcaatttggGCATATAAAAAAAGCCTATGTTCATGTTGATTATGACGGTGTTCCCAAAGGAAAAGGCACCGTTGTCTTCAGAGATGTGGAATCAGTTACAGCTGCTGTAGCAGCTTGTACtgataacaattttttcttgCACGA atcATGTATTGTACCACTAACAGTCACACccgtcaaaaaaaataaaacagtggaacaaataaataatattaataacgaCTTCGTTATTGATCCACTCTTTGCGATAACAGATAGTGCACGTGACTTTAAtggttatttattcaaaagtattgatgatgtttatgaaaaaaataaagaagctcttcaacaacaaaaaaaacagtctCAAGAcaaaattaaagaagaaattgaGTCTTGTATGAGTCTTGAAAGTCTTAAAATCTATTGA